A window of Passer domesticus isolate bPasDom1 chromosome 18, bPasDom1.hap1, whole genome shotgun sequence contains these coding sequences:
- the KCNT1 gene encoding potassium channel subfamily T member 1 isoform X3, protein MPFSGEQRSLPGIYKAADGRPVCSECYTNRSFVYDDGSAHRLSSPGGCGGGDGGGSRKSGVILDIASLKMTELESEVLPLPPRYRFRDLLLGDQSFQSDDRVQVEFYVNENTFKERLKLFFIKNQRSSLRIRLFNFSLKLLTCLLYIVRVLLDNPEEGIGCWECEKQNYTAFNQSTNINWSHIFWVDRKTPLWAVQVSIALISFLETMLLTYLSYKGNIWEQIFRISFILEMINTVPFIITIFWPPLRNLFIPVFLNCWLAKYALENMINDLHRAIQRTQSAMFNQVLILICTLLCLVFTGTCGIQHLERAGEKLSLFKSFYFCIVTFSTVGYGDVTPKIWPSQLLVVIMICVALVVLPLQFEELVYLWMERQKSGGNYSRHRAQTEKHVVLCVSSLKIDLLMDFLNEFYAHPRLQDYYVVILCPTEMDIQVRRVLQIPLWSQRVIYLQGSALKDQDLMRAKMDNGEACFILSSRNEVDRTAADHQTILRAWAVKDFAPNCPLYVQILKPENKFHVKFADHVVCEEECKYAMLALNCVCPATSTLITLLVHTSRGQEGQESPEQWQRMYGRCSGNEVYHIRMGDSKFFMEYEGKSFTYAAFHAHKKYGVCLIGIRREENKSILLNPGPRHIMAASDTCFYINITKEENSAFIFKQEEKQKKKGFAGRGSYDGPSRLPVHSIIASMVAMDLQNTECRPANSSKLALPAENGSGTRRPSIAPVLELADTSSLLPCDLLSDQSEDEMTQSDEEGSAVVEYVKGYPPNSPYIGSSPTLCHLLPEKAPFCCLRLDKGCKHNSFEDAKAYGFKNKLIIVSAETAGNGLYNFIVPLRAYYRSRKELNPIVLLLDNKPEHHFLEAICCFPMVYYMEGTIDNLDSLLQCGIIYADNLVVVDKESTMSAEEDYMADAKTIVNVQTMFRLFPSLSIITELTHPSNMRFMQFRAKDSYSLALSKLEKRERENGSNLAFMFRLPFAAGRVFSISMLDTLLYQSFVKDYMITITRLLLGLDTTPGSGYLCAMKITEDDLWIRTYGRLFQKLCSSSAEIPIGIYRTESHMFATSEPHDIRAQSQISINVEDCEDTKDVKEHWGIKTSHHRNSCSSDQSEHPLLRRKSMQWARRLSRKGNKHSSKTAEWISQQRLSLYRRSERQELSELVKNRMKHLGLPTTGYEDVANLTASDVMNRVNLGYLQDEMNDHQNTLSYVLINPPPDTRLELNDIVYLIRSDPLAHVANDGHSRKSSCSNKLGSGNPETRDETQL, encoded by the exons GGTGCAGGTGGAGTTCTACGTGAATGAAAACACCTTCAAGGAGCGGCTGAAGCTCTTCTTCATCAAGAACCAGCGCTCGA GCCTGAGGATCCGGCTCTTCAACTTCTCCCTGAAGCTGCTGACGTGCCTGCTGTACATCGTGCGTGTGCTGCTGGACAACCCCGAGGAGGGCATCGGCTG CTGGGAATGCGAAAAGCAGAATTACACAGCGTTCAACCAGTCCACCAACATCAACTG GTCCCACATCTTTTGGGTGGACAGGAAAACCCCTCTGTGGGCCGTGCAG gtcaGCATCGCCCTCATCAGCTTCCTGGAGACCATGCTGCTCACCTATCTCAGCTACAAG GGGAACATCTGGGAACAGATCTTTCGCATTTCCTTCATCCTGGAGATGATCAACACGGTGCCGTTCATCATCACG ATATTCTGGCCTCCTTTACGGAATTTGTTCATTCCTGTGTTCCTGAACTGCTGGCTGGCCAAGTATGCCCTGGAGAACATGATT aacGATCTGCACCGAGCCATCCAAAGGACGCAGTCAGCGATGTTCAACCAGGTGCTCATCCTCATCTGCACCCTCCTGTGTCTCGTGTTCACGGG GACCTGCGGCATCCAGCACTTAGAAAGAGCAGGTGAGAAGCTCTCCCTCTTCAAGTCCTTCTATTTCTGCATCGTCACCTTTTCCACCGTGGGCTACGGAGACGTGACACCAAAGATTTGGCCTTCCCAGCTCCTCGTGGTGATCATGATCTGCGTGGCCCTGGTGGTGCTGCCGCTCCAG TTCGAGGAGCTCGTCTACCTGTGGATGGAGCGGCAGAAGTCGGGCGGGAATTACAGCCGGCACCGCGCGCAGACGGAGAAGCACGTGGTGCTGTGCGTCAGCTCCCTCAAGATCGACCTCCTCATGGACTTCCTCAACGAGTTCTACGCCCACCCGCGCCTGCAG GATTACTACGTGGTGATCCTGTGCCCAACAGAGATGGACATCCAGGTGCGGCGCGTGCTGCAGATCCCCCTGTGGTCCCAGAGGGTGATCTACCTCCAGGGCTCTGCGCTCAAGGACCAGGACCTCATGAGAGCCAA GATGGACAATGGAGAGGCTTGCTTCATTCTCAGCAGCCGAAACGAGGTGGacagaacagcagca GACCACCAGACCATCCTGAGAGCCTGGGCTGTCAAAGACTTTGCTCCAAACTGTCCTCTATATGTTCAGATCCTAAAgccagaaaataaatttcacGTCAAGTTTGCTG ATCACGTCGTGTGTGAGGAGGAGTGCAAGTACGCCATGCTGGCACTGAACTGCGTCTGCCCCGCCACCTCCACCCTCATCACGCTGCTGGTGCACACCTCCCGTGGCCA GGAGGGCCAGGAGTCTCCGGAGCAGTGGCAGCGGATGTACGGGCGCTGCTCGGGCAACGAGGTCTATCACATCCGCATGGGGGACAGCAAATTCTTCATGGAGTACGAGGGGAAGAGCTTCACCTACGCCGCCTTCCACGCGCACAAGAA gtaCGGCGTCTGCCTGATCGGCATCCGGAGGGAGGAGAACAAAAGCATCCTGCTGAACCCCGGGCCGCGGCACATCATGGCAGCGTCAGACACCTGCTTCTACATCAACATCACCAAGGAGGAGAACTCTGCCTTCATCTTCAagcaggaggagaagcagaAGAAGAAGGGCTTTGCAGGCAGGGGCAGCTACGACGGCCCCTCCCGGCTGCCCGTGCACAGCATCATCGCCAGCATGG TGGCCATGGACCTGCAGAACACCGAGTGCCgccctgccaacagcagcaAGCTGGCACTGCCCGCCGAGAACGGCTCGGGCACGCGCCGGCCCAGCATCGCCCCCGTCCTGGAGCTGGCTGACACCTCgtccctgctgccctgtgaCCTCCTCAGCGACCAGTCCGAGGACGAGATGACGCAGTCGGACGAGGAGGGCTCGGCGGTGGTGGA gTACGTGAAGGGCtaccccccaaactccccctaCATCGGGAGCTCCCCGACCCTGTGCCACCTTCTGCCTGAGAAAGCCCCGTTCTGCTGCCTGAGGCTGGACAAG GGCTGCAAACACAACAGCTTTGAGGACGCCAAAGCCTACGGCTTCAAGAACAAACTGATCATCGTTTCTGCAGAGACAGCTGGCAACGGCCTCTACAACTTCATCGTCCCGCTGCGGGCCTACTACCGCTCCCGCAAGGAGCTCAACCCCATCGTGTTGCTGCTGGACAACAA GCCTGAGCACCACTTTCTGGAGGCCATCTGCTGTTTCCCCATGGTTTACTACATGGAGGGCACCATTGACAA CCTGGACAGTTTGCTGCAGTGTGGCATCATCTACGCCGACAACTTGGTGGTGGTGGACAAGGAGAGCACCATGAGTGCTGAGGAGGACTACATGGCAGATGCCAAGACGATTGTCAACGTCCAGACCATGTTCAG GCTCTTCCCCAGCCTCAGCATTATCACGGAGCTGACCCACCCCTCCAACATGAGGTTCATGCAGTTCAGAGCAAAGGACAGTTACTCTCTGGCCCTTTCCAAGCTAGAAAAG AGAGAGCGAGAGAACggctccaacctggccttcaTGTTCCGGCTGCCCTTCGCGGCCGGGAGGGTCTTCAGCATCAGCATGTTGGACACGCTGCTCTACCAG TCGTTCGTGAAGGATTACATGATCACCATCACTCGGCTGCTGCTGGGCCTCGACACCACGCCGGGCTCCGGGTACCTCTGCGCG ATGAAGATCACAGAGGATGACCTGTGGATCAGGACGTACGGCCGCCTCTTCCAgaagctctgctcctccagcgCCGAGATCCCCATCGGCATCTACAGGACGGAGTCGCACATGTTCGCCACCTCCGAG ccccacgACATCCGAGCGCAG TCACAGATCTCAATCAATGTTGAGGACTGCGAGGACACCAAGGACGTCAAGGAGCACTGGGGCATCAAGACGAGCCACCACAGGAACTCGTGCTCCAGCGACCAGTCGGAGCACCCTCTGCTGCGGCGCAAGAGCATGCAGTGGGCACGGCGGCTCAGCAGGAAGGGCAACAAGCACTCCAGCAAGACGGCCGAGTGGATCAGCCAGCAGCGCCTCAGCCTGTACCGGCGCTCCGAGCGCCAGGAGCTGTCCGAGCTCGTCAAAAACCGTATGAAGCACCTGGGCTTGCCCACCACCGGGTACG AGGATGTAGCAAATTTAACAGCCAGTGATGTGATGAATCGGGTAAACCTGGGATATTTGCAAG ATGAGATGAACGACCACCAGAACACCTTGTCCTACGTCCTGATCAACCCTCCCCCGGACACGCGGCTGGAGCTCAACGACATCGT GTACCTGATCCGCTCGGACCCTCTGGCCCACGTGGCCAACGACGGCCACAGCCgcaagagcagctgcagcaacaAGCTGGGCTCCGGCAACCCCGAGACGCGCGACGAGACCCAGCTGTGA
- the KCNT1 gene encoding potassium channel subfamily T member 1 isoform X8, translating to MARAKLKNSPSESNSHVKTVPPATTEDVHGVSPLLPSRRMGSMGSDVGQRVQVEFYVNENTFKERLKLFFIKNQRSSLRIRLFNFSLKLLTCLLYIVRVLLDNPEEGIGCWECEKQNYTAFNQSTNINWSHIFWVDRKTPLWAVQVSIALISFLETMLLTYLSYKGNIWEQIFRISFILEMINTVPFIITIFWPPLRNLFIPVFLNCWLAKYALENMINDLHRAIQRTQSAMFNQVLILICTLLCLVFTGTCGIQHLERAGEKLSLFKSFYFCIVTFSTVGYGDVTPKIWPSQLLVVIMICVALVVLPLQFEELVYLWMERQKSGGNYSRHRAQTEKHVVLCVSSLKIDLLMDFLNEFYAHPRLQDYYVVILCPTEMDIQVRRVLQIPLWSQRVIYLQGSALKDQDLMRAKMDNGEACFILSSRNEVDRTAADHQTILRAWAVKDFAPNCPLYVQILKPENKFHVKFADHVVCEEECKYAMLALNCVCPATSTLITLLVHTSRGQEGQESPEQWQRMYGRCSGNEVYHIRMGDSKFFMEYEGKSFTYAAFHAHKKYGVCLIGIRREENKSILLNPGPRHIMAASDTCFYINITKEENSAFIFKQEEKQKKKGFAGRGSYDGPSRLPVHSIIASMGTVAMDLQNTECRPANSSKLALPAENGSGTRRPSIAPVLELADTSSLLPCDLLSDQSEDEMTQSDEEGSAVVEYVKGYPPNSPYIGSSPTLCHLLPEKAPFCCLRLDKGCKHNSFEDAKAYGFKNKLIIVSAETAGNGLYNFIVPLRAYYRSRKELNPIVLLLDNKPEHHFLEAICCFPMVYYMEGTIDNLDSLLQCGIIYADNLVVVDKESTMSAEEDYMADAKTIVNVQTMFRLFPSLSIITELTHPSNMRFMQFRAKDSYSLALSKLEKRERENGSNLAFMFRLPFAAGRVFSISMLDTLLYQSFVKDYMITITRLLLGLDTTPGSGYLCAMKITEDDLWIRTYGRLFQKLCSSSAEIPIGIYRTESHMFATSEPHDIRAQSQISINVEDCEDTKDVKEHWGIKTSHHRNSCSSDQSEHPLLRRKSMQWARRLSRKGNKHSSKTAEWISQQRLSLYRRSERQELSELVKNRMKHLGLPTTGYEDVANLTASDVMNRVNLGYLQDEMNDHQNTLSYVLINPPPDTRLELNDIVYLIRSDPLAHVANDGHSRKSSCSNKLGSGNPETRDETQL from the exons GGTGCAGGTGGAGTTCTACGTGAATGAAAACACCTTCAAGGAGCGGCTGAAGCTCTTCTTCATCAAGAACCAGCGCTCGA GCCTGAGGATCCGGCTCTTCAACTTCTCCCTGAAGCTGCTGACGTGCCTGCTGTACATCGTGCGTGTGCTGCTGGACAACCCCGAGGAGGGCATCGGCTG CTGGGAATGCGAAAAGCAGAATTACACAGCGTTCAACCAGTCCACCAACATCAACTG GTCCCACATCTTTTGGGTGGACAGGAAAACCCCTCTGTGGGCCGTGCAG gtcaGCATCGCCCTCATCAGCTTCCTGGAGACCATGCTGCTCACCTATCTCAGCTACAAG GGGAACATCTGGGAACAGATCTTTCGCATTTCCTTCATCCTGGAGATGATCAACACGGTGCCGTTCATCATCACG ATATTCTGGCCTCCTTTACGGAATTTGTTCATTCCTGTGTTCCTGAACTGCTGGCTGGCCAAGTATGCCCTGGAGAACATGATT aacGATCTGCACCGAGCCATCCAAAGGACGCAGTCAGCGATGTTCAACCAGGTGCTCATCCTCATCTGCACCCTCCTGTGTCTCGTGTTCACGGG GACCTGCGGCATCCAGCACTTAGAAAGAGCAGGTGAGAAGCTCTCCCTCTTCAAGTCCTTCTATTTCTGCATCGTCACCTTTTCCACCGTGGGCTACGGAGACGTGACACCAAAGATTTGGCCTTCCCAGCTCCTCGTGGTGATCATGATCTGCGTGGCCCTGGTGGTGCTGCCGCTCCAG TTCGAGGAGCTCGTCTACCTGTGGATGGAGCGGCAGAAGTCGGGCGGGAATTACAGCCGGCACCGCGCGCAGACGGAGAAGCACGTGGTGCTGTGCGTCAGCTCCCTCAAGATCGACCTCCTCATGGACTTCCTCAACGAGTTCTACGCCCACCCGCGCCTGCAG GATTACTACGTGGTGATCCTGTGCCCAACAGAGATGGACATCCAGGTGCGGCGCGTGCTGCAGATCCCCCTGTGGTCCCAGAGGGTGATCTACCTCCAGGGCTCTGCGCTCAAGGACCAGGACCTCATGAGAGCCAA GATGGACAATGGAGAGGCTTGCTTCATTCTCAGCAGCCGAAACGAGGTGGacagaacagcagca GACCACCAGACCATCCTGAGAGCCTGGGCTGTCAAAGACTTTGCTCCAAACTGTCCTCTATATGTTCAGATCCTAAAgccagaaaataaatttcacGTCAAGTTTGCTG ATCACGTCGTGTGTGAGGAGGAGTGCAAGTACGCCATGCTGGCACTGAACTGCGTCTGCCCCGCCACCTCCACCCTCATCACGCTGCTGGTGCACACCTCCCGTGGCCA GGAGGGCCAGGAGTCTCCGGAGCAGTGGCAGCGGATGTACGGGCGCTGCTCGGGCAACGAGGTCTATCACATCCGCATGGGGGACAGCAAATTCTTCATGGAGTACGAGGGGAAGAGCTTCACCTACGCCGCCTTCCACGCGCACAAGAA gtaCGGCGTCTGCCTGATCGGCATCCGGAGGGAGGAGAACAAAAGCATCCTGCTGAACCCCGGGCCGCGGCACATCATGGCAGCGTCAGACACCTGCTTCTACATCAACATCACCAAGGAGGAGAACTCTGCCTTCATCTTCAagcaggaggagaagcagaAGAAGAAGGGCTTTGCAGGCAGGGGCAGCTACGACGGCCCCTCCCGGCTGCCCGTGCACAGCATCATCGCCAGCATGG GTACAGTGGCCATGGACCTGCAGAACACCGAGTGCCgccctgccaacagcagcaAGCTGGCACTGCCCGCCGAGAACGGCTCGGGCACGCGCCGGCCCAGCATCGCCCCCGTCCTGGAGCTGGCTGACACCTCgtccctgctgccctgtgaCCTCCTCAGCGACCAGTCCGAGGACGAGATGACGCAGTCGGACGAGGAGGGCTCGGCGGTGGTGGA gTACGTGAAGGGCtaccccccaaactccccctaCATCGGGAGCTCCCCGACCCTGTGCCACCTTCTGCCTGAGAAAGCCCCGTTCTGCTGCCTGAGGCTGGACAAG GGCTGCAAACACAACAGCTTTGAGGACGCCAAAGCCTACGGCTTCAAGAACAAACTGATCATCGTTTCTGCAGAGACAGCTGGCAACGGCCTCTACAACTTCATCGTCCCGCTGCGGGCCTACTACCGCTCCCGCAAGGAGCTCAACCCCATCGTGTTGCTGCTGGACAACAA GCCTGAGCACCACTTTCTGGAGGCCATCTGCTGTTTCCCCATGGTTTACTACATGGAGGGCACCATTGACAA CCTGGACAGTTTGCTGCAGTGTGGCATCATCTACGCCGACAACTTGGTGGTGGTGGACAAGGAGAGCACCATGAGTGCTGAGGAGGACTACATGGCAGATGCCAAGACGATTGTCAACGTCCAGACCATGTTCAG GCTCTTCCCCAGCCTCAGCATTATCACGGAGCTGACCCACCCCTCCAACATGAGGTTCATGCAGTTCAGAGCAAAGGACAGTTACTCTCTGGCCCTTTCCAAGCTAGAAAAG AGAGAGCGAGAGAACggctccaacctggccttcaTGTTCCGGCTGCCCTTCGCGGCCGGGAGGGTCTTCAGCATCAGCATGTTGGACACGCTGCTCTACCAG TCGTTCGTGAAGGATTACATGATCACCATCACTCGGCTGCTGCTGGGCCTCGACACCACGCCGGGCTCCGGGTACCTCTGCGCG ATGAAGATCACAGAGGATGACCTGTGGATCAGGACGTACGGCCGCCTCTTCCAgaagctctgctcctccagcgCCGAGATCCCCATCGGCATCTACAGGACGGAGTCGCACATGTTCGCCACCTCCGAG ccccacgACATCCGAGCGCAG TCACAGATCTCAATCAATGTTGAGGACTGCGAGGACACCAAGGACGTCAAGGAGCACTGGGGCATCAAGACGAGCCACCACAGGAACTCGTGCTCCAGCGACCAGTCGGAGCACCCTCTGCTGCGGCGCAAGAGCATGCAGTGGGCACGGCGGCTCAGCAGGAAGGGCAACAAGCACTCCAGCAAGACGGCCGAGTGGATCAGCCAGCAGCGCCTCAGCCTGTACCGGCGCTCCGAGCGCCAGGAGCTGTCCGAGCTCGTCAAAAACCGTATGAAGCACCTGGGCTTGCCCACCACCGGGTACG AGGATGTAGCAAATTTAACAGCCAGTGATGTGATGAATCGGGTAAACCTGGGATATTTGCAAG ATGAGATGAACGACCACCAGAACACCTTGTCCTACGTCCTGATCAACCCTCCCCCGGACACGCGGCTGGAGCTCAACGACATCGT GTACCTGATCCGCTCGGACCCTCTGGCCCACGTGGCCAACGACGGCCACAGCCgcaagagcagctgcagcaacaAGCTGGGCTCCGGCAACCCCGAGACGCGCGACGAGACCCAGCTGTGA
- the KCNT1 gene encoding potassium channel subfamily T member 1 isoform X9, protein MARAKLKNSPSESNSHVKTVPPATTEDVHGVSPLLPSRRMGSMGSDVGQRPHAEDFSVDSSFSQVQVEFYVNENTFKERLKLFFIKNQRSSLRIRLFNFSLKLLTCLLYIVRVLLDNPEEGIGCWECEKQNYTAFNQSTNINWSHIFWVDRKTPLWAVQVSIALISFLETMLLTYLSYKGNIWEQIFRISFILEMINTVPFIITIFWPPLRNLFIPVFLNCWLAKYALENMINDLHRAIQRTQSAMFNQVLILICTLLCLVFTGTCGIQHLERAGEKLSLFKSFYFCIVTFSTVGYGDVTPKIWPSQLLVVIMICVALVVLPLQFEELVYLWMERQKSGGNYSRHRAQTEKHVVLCVSSLKIDLLMDFLNEFYAHPRLQDYYVVILCPTEMDIQVRRVLQIPLWSQRVIYLQGSALKDQDLMRAKMDNGEACFILSSRNEVDRTAADHQTILRAWAVKDFAPNCPLYVQILKPENKFHVKFADHVVCEEECKYAMLALNCVCPATSTLITLLVHTSRGQEGQESPEQWQRMYGRCSGNEVYHIRMGDSKFFMEYEGKSFTYAAFHAHKKYGVCLIGIRREENKSILLNPGPRHIMAASDTCFYINITKEENSAFIFKQEEKQKKKGFAGRGSYDGPSRLPVHSIIASMGTVAMDLQNTECRPANSSKLALPAENGSGTRRPSIAPVLELADTSSLLPCDLLSDQSEDEMTQSDEEGSAVVEYVKGYPPNSPYIGSSPTLCHLLPEKAPFCCLRLDKGCKHNSFEDAKAYGFKNKLIIVSAETAGNGLYNFIVPLRAYYRSRKELNPIVLLLDNKPEHHFLEAICCFPMVYYMEGTIDNLDSLLQCGIIYADNLVVVDKESTMSAEEDYMADAKTIVNVQTMFRLFPSLSIITELTHPSNMRFMQFRAKDSYSLALSKLEKRERENGSNLAFMFRLPFAAGRVFSISMLDTLLYQSFVKDYMITITRLLLGLDTTPGSGYLCAMKITEDDLWIRTYGRLFQKLCSSSAEIPIGIYRTESHMFATSEPHDIRAQSQISINVEDCEDTKDVKEHWGIKTSHHRNSCSSDQSEHPLLRRKSMQWARRLSRKGNKHSSKTAEWISQQRLSLYRRSERQELSELVKNRMKHLGLPTTGYDEMNDHQNTLSYVLINPPPDTRLELNDIVYLIRSDPLAHVANDGHSRKSSCSNKLGSGNPETRDETQL, encoded by the exons GGTGCAGGTGGAGTTCTACGTGAATGAAAACACCTTCAAGGAGCGGCTGAAGCTCTTCTTCATCAAGAACCAGCGCTCGA GCCTGAGGATCCGGCTCTTCAACTTCTCCCTGAAGCTGCTGACGTGCCTGCTGTACATCGTGCGTGTGCTGCTGGACAACCCCGAGGAGGGCATCGGCTG CTGGGAATGCGAAAAGCAGAATTACACAGCGTTCAACCAGTCCACCAACATCAACTG GTCCCACATCTTTTGGGTGGACAGGAAAACCCCTCTGTGGGCCGTGCAG gtcaGCATCGCCCTCATCAGCTTCCTGGAGACCATGCTGCTCACCTATCTCAGCTACAAG GGGAACATCTGGGAACAGATCTTTCGCATTTCCTTCATCCTGGAGATGATCAACACGGTGCCGTTCATCATCACG ATATTCTGGCCTCCTTTACGGAATTTGTTCATTCCTGTGTTCCTGAACTGCTGGCTGGCCAAGTATGCCCTGGAGAACATGATT aacGATCTGCACCGAGCCATCCAAAGGACGCAGTCAGCGATGTTCAACCAGGTGCTCATCCTCATCTGCACCCTCCTGTGTCTCGTGTTCACGGG GACCTGCGGCATCCAGCACTTAGAAAGAGCAGGTGAGAAGCTCTCCCTCTTCAAGTCCTTCTATTTCTGCATCGTCACCTTTTCCACCGTGGGCTACGGAGACGTGACACCAAAGATTTGGCCTTCCCAGCTCCTCGTGGTGATCATGATCTGCGTGGCCCTGGTGGTGCTGCCGCTCCAG TTCGAGGAGCTCGTCTACCTGTGGATGGAGCGGCAGAAGTCGGGCGGGAATTACAGCCGGCACCGCGCGCAGACGGAGAAGCACGTGGTGCTGTGCGTCAGCTCCCTCAAGATCGACCTCCTCATGGACTTCCTCAACGAGTTCTACGCCCACCCGCGCCTGCAG GATTACTACGTGGTGATCCTGTGCCCAACAGAGATGGACATCCAGGTGCGGCGCGTGCTGCAGATCCCCCTGTGGTCCCAGAGGGTGATCTACCTCCAGGGCTCTGCGCTCAAGGACCAGGACCTCATGAGAGCCAA GATGGACAATGGAGAGGCTTGCTTCATTCTCAGCAGCCGAAACGAGGTGGacagaacagcagca GACCACCAGACCATCCTGAGAGCCTGGGCTGTCAAAGACTTTGCTCCAAACTGTCCTCTATATGTTCAGATCCTAAAgccagaaaataaatttcacGTCAAGTTTGCTG ATCACGTCGTGTGTGAGGAGGAGTGCAAGTACGCCATGCTGGCACTGAACTGCGTCTGCCCCGCCACCTCCACCCTCATCACGCTGCTGGTGCACACCTCCCGTGGCCA GGAGGGCCAGGAGTCTCCGGAGCAGTGGCAGCGGATGTACGGGCGCTGCTCGGGCAACGAGGTCTATCACATCCGCATGGGGGACAGCAAATTCTTCATGGAGTACGAGGGGAAGAGCTTCACCTACGCCGCCTTCCACGCGCACAAGAA gtaCGGCGTCTGCCTGATCGGCATCCGGAGGGAGGAGAACAAAAGCATCCTGCTGAACCCCGGGCCGCGGCACATCATGGCAGCGTCAGACACCTGCTTCTACATCAACATCACCAAGGAGGAGAACTCTGCCTTCATCTTCAagcaggaggagaagcagaAGAAGAAGGGCTTTGCAGGCAGGGGCAGCTACGACGGCCCCTCCCGGCTGCCCGTGCACAGCATCATCGCCAGCATGG GTACAGTGGCCATGGACCTGCAGAACACCGAGTGCCgccctgccaacagcagcaAGCTGGCACTGCCCGCCGAGAACGGCTCGGGCACGCGCCGGCCCAGCATCGCCCCCGTCCTGGAGCTGGCTGACACCTCgtccctgctgccctgtgaCCTCCTCAGCGACCAGTCCGAGGACGAGATGACGCAGTCGGACGAGGAGGGCTCGGCGGTGGTGGA gTACGTGAAGGGCtaccccccaaactccccctaCATCGGGAGCTCCCCGACCCTGTGCCACCTTCTGCCTGAGAAAGCCCCGTTCTGCTGCCTGAGGCTGGACAAG GGCTGCAAACACAACAGCTTTGAGGACGCCAAAGCCTACGGCTTCAAGAACAAACTGATCATCGTTTCTGCAGAGACAGCTGGCAACGGCCTCTACAACTTCATCGTCCCGCTGCGGGCCTACTACCGCTCCCGCAAGGAGCTCAACCCCATCGTGTTGCTGCTGGACAACAA GCCTGAGCACCACTTTCTGGAGGCCATCTGCTGTTTCCCCATGGTTTACTACATGGAGGGCACCATTGACAA CCTGGACAGTTTGCTGCAGTGTGGCATCATCTACGCCGACAACTTGGTGGTGGTGGACAAGGAGAGCACCATGAGTGCTGAGGAGGACTACATGGCAGATGCCAAGACGATTGTCAACGTCCAGACCATGTTCAG GCTCTTCCCCAGCCTCAGCATTATCACGGAGCTGACCCACCCCTCCAACATGAGGTTCATGCAGTTCAGAGCAAAGGACAGTTACTCTCTGGCCCTTTCCAAGCTAGAAAAG AGAGAGCGAGAGAACggctccaacctggccttcaTGTTCCGGCTGCCCTTCGCGGCCGGGAGGGTCTTCAGCATCAGCATGTTGGACACGCTGCTCTACCAG TCGTTCGTGAAGGATTACATGATCACCATCACTCGGCTGCTGCTGGGCCTCGACACCACGCCGGGCTCCGGGTACCTCTGCGCG ATGAAGATCACAGAGGATGACCTGTGGATCAGGACGTACGGCCGCCTCTTCCAgaagctctgctcctccagcgCCGAGATCCCCATCGGCATCTACAGGACGGAGTCGCACATGTTCGCCACCTCCGAG ccccacgACATCCGAGCGCAG TCACAGATCTCAATCAATGTTGAGGACTGCGAGGACACCAAGGACGTCAAGGAGCACTGGGGCATCAAGACGAGCCACCACAGGAACTCGTGCTCCAGCGACCAGTCGGAGCACCCTCTGCTGCGGCGCAAGAGCATGCAGTGGGCACGGCGGCTCAGCAGGAAGGGCAACAAGCACTCCAGCAAGACGGCCGAGTGGATCAGCCAGCAGCGCCTCAGCCTGTACCGGCGCTCCGAGCGCCAGGAGCTGTCCGAGCTCGTCAAAAACCGTATGAAGCACCTGGGCTTGCCCACCACCGGGTACG ATGAGATGAACGACCACCAGAACACCTTGTCCTACGTCCTGATCAACCCTCCCCCGGACACGCGGCTGGAGCTCAACGACATCGT GTACCTGATCCGCTCGGACCCTCTGGCCCACGTGGCCAACGACGGCCACAGCCgcaagagcagctgcagcaacaAGCTGGGCTCCGGCAACCCCGAGACGCGCGACGAGACCCAGCTGTGA